The following proteins are co-located in the Streptococcus downei MFe28 genome:
- the hisE gene encoding phosphoribosyl-ATP diphosphatase, whose product MLETLYQEVQDRKANPKEGSYTNYLFDKGLDKILKKVGEEATEVVIAAKNGDKEEIANETADLLYHLAVTLVETGLSLTDVAAVLQARQGKQSRIHDRPEITDY is encoded by the coding sequence ATGTTAGAAACACTTTACCAAGAAGTTCAGGACCGCAAGGCCAATCCCAAGGAAGGCTCCTATACCAATTATCTCTTTGACAAGGGGCTGGACAAGATTCTCAAGAAGGTTGGAGAAGAAGCAACCGAAGTTGTCATCGCTGCCAAGAATGGAGATAAGGAAGAAATCGCCAACGAAACAGCTGACCTCCTCTATCACCTGGCTGTCACCCTGGTTGAGACAGGCTTGAGCTTGACAGATGTCGCAGCGGTCCTTCAAGCCCGCCAGGGAAAACAATCCCGCATTCATGACCGCCCAGAAATTACGGACTACTAA
- the hisI gene encoding phosphoribosyl-AMP cyclohydrolase: MTEITLDFAKQGGLIPVIVTDYQTGQVLMLAYMNQESYDLTLKTKEMHYWSRSRQEIWHKGETSGHFQKVKSIKTDCDCDTLLVAVEQIGAACHTGAYSCFFNDIL; encoded by the coding sequence ATGACAGAGATTACCCTTGATTTTGCCAAGCAAGGCGGGCTCATTCCCGTCATTGTGACCGATTACCAAACAGGGCAAGTTCTCATGTTGGCTTATATGAACCAGGAGAGCTATGACCTGACCCTGAAAACCAAAGAAATGCACTATTGGAGTCGCTCCCGTCAGGAAATCTGGCACAAGGGCGAGACCAGCGGTCATTTCCAAAAGGTCAAGTCTATCAAGACCGACTGTGACTGTGACACCCTCTTGGTAGCTGTTGAGCAAATTGGTGCCGCCTGCCATACCGGTGCCTACTCTTGCTTTTTTAACGATATTTTATAA
- the hisF gene encoding imidazole glycerol phosphate synthase subunit HisF has product MLKKRIIPCLDVKDGRVVKGVNFVNLTDVGDPVDSAQAYYQAGCDELVFLDITATHEKRDTTVDMVKQVADQVFIPFTVGGGIRSVEDMNRMLKAGADKVAVNSSALNNPQLIRDCAQKFGSQCVVLAVDAKKEADGSWHVYLAGGRKDTGRDLLDWVQEAVQLGAGEILLTSMDKDGTKSGFDLPMLQAVAEVVSVPIIASGGAGSLEHMVQVFQETPVTGALAASIFHYGEVSIKETKEAMAQAGLEVRL; this is encoded by the coding sequence ATGCTTAAAAAAAGAATTATTCCCTGTCTGGATGTCAAGGACGGGCGTGTGGTCAAGGGGGTCAATTTTGTCAACCTGACCGATGTCGGCGATCCTGTTGACTCAGCTCAAGCCTATTATCAGGCTGGCTGTGATGAATTAGTCTTTCTCGACATTACAGCAACCCATGAAAAACGCGACACCACCGTCGATATGGTTAAGCAGGTGGCCGACCAGGTCTTCATTCCCTTTACCGTTGGTGGTGGGATACGCTCGGTGGAGGACATGAATCGCATGCTCAAGGCTGGTGCTGATAAGGTAGCGGTCAATTCCTCCGCCCTCAACAATCCCCAGCTGATTAGGGACTGCGCCCAGAAATTTGGCAGTCAGTGCGTGGTCTTGGCCGTCGATGCCAAGAAGGAAGCAGATGGAAGCTGGCATGTCTATCTTGCCGGTGGCCGAAAAGATACGGGTCGAGATTTGTTGGATTGGGTTCAAGAGGCTGTCCAGCTGGGAGCAGGGGAAATTCTCCTGACCTCCATGGACAAGGACGGAACCAAGTCTGGCTTTGACCTGCCCATGCTACAGGCAGTTGCAGAAGTGGTTAGCGTTCCCATCATCGCTTCGGGTGGGGCAGGGTCGCTGGAGCACATGGTCCAAGTTTTCCAAGAAACACCAGTGACGGGTGCCTTGGCTGCTTCCATTTTTCACTATGGTGAGGTCTCAATCAAGGAGACCAAAGAGGCCATGGCCCAAGCAGGATTGGAGGTTCGCTTATGA
- the hisA gene encoding 1-(5-phosphoribosyl)-5-[(5-phosphoribosylamino)methylideneamino]imidazole-4-carboxamide isomerase, producing MQILPAIDIKDGQAVRLFKGDFAQQTVVNPDVLDQARLFKEAGIRFIHVVDLDGALEGKASNRDLIAKIKETTGLGVEVGGGIRTLEQIEDYLEVGIDRVIIGSMAVKSPGFVQAALDKFGPDRIVVGIDAKAGLVATEGWLETSQVNYLDLALAMEKMGVKLFVYTDVDRDGTLTGPNLQHYQALMTKLTSAQVIASGGIAQLSDLEELAKIGLPAAIVGKAYYSGNISLAELKAFGG from the coding sequence ATGCAAATTCTACCAGCCATTGATATTAAGGACGGCCAGGCCGTCCGCCTCTTTAAGGGGGATTTTGCCCAGCAGACTGTTGTAAATCCTGACGTTCTCGACCAGGCTCGCCTTTTTAAAGAAGCTGGCATCCGCTTTATCCATGTGGTAGATTTGGATGGTGCCTTGGAGGGCAAGGCCAGCAATCGCGATTTGATTGCTAAGATTAAAGAAACTACTGGTTTAGGAGTCGAGGTCGGCGGTGGCATTCGCACTTTGGAGCAGATTGAGGATTATTTGGAAGTCGGCATTGACCGAGTCATTATTGGCTCTATGGCAGTCAAAAGTCCTGGCTTTGTTCAAGCTGCCCTAGATAAATTCGGTCCTGACCGCATCGTTGTTGGAATTGATGCCAAGGCTGGTCTAGTAGCCACCGAAGGCTGGTTGGAAACCAGTCAGGTTAATTACCTAGATTTGGCTCTAGCTATGGAAAAAATGGGGGTCAAGCTCTTTGTCTACACCGATGTTGACCGCGATGGCACCCTTACAGGCCCTAATCTCCAGCACTATCAAGCCCTGATGACCAAGTTGACATCAGCCCAAGTTATTGCCTCTGGTGGCATTGCCCAGCTCTCGGATTTGGAGGAGCTGGCCAAGATTGGCCTGCCAGCCGCTATAGTAGGCAAAGCTTATTATAGTGGTAATATCAGTCTGGCAGAGCTTAAGGCGTTTGGAGGTTAG
- the hisH gene encoding imidazole glycerol phosphate synthase subunit HisH: protein MKIVVIDYDAGNTANVLRALAKLGIQAQLSADPQVLAEADGLILPGVGAFTSAMTELEKRGLIEPIQTAVAKGKPLLGICLGMQILLEQGLEHGQTPGLGLIPGVCRPIPGQPSFPVPHMGWNDLEIKKASSLTAGLEGQAVYFVHSYYTDVPEGYIDVTADYGLEIPAMIHRDLVFGAQFHPEKSGQVGLGILQAFSEVVYANSTSH from the coding sequence ATGAAGATAGTTGTCATTGATTACGATGCTGGCAATACTGCCAATGTCCTGAGGGCCTTGGCTAAATTGGGAATCCAGGCTCAATTGTCAGCTGACCCTCAGGTTCTGGCTGAGGCTGACGGCCTGATTTTGCCGGGCGTGGGAGCCTTTACTAGCGCCATGACTGAATTGGAAAAGCGAGGTCTGATTGAGCCCATCCAGACAGCAGTAGCAAAGGGCAAGCCCCTCCTAGGTATCTGTCTAGGGATGCAGATTCTGCTAGAGCAGGGGCTAGAACATGGTCAGACTCCTGGTCTGGGTCTTATTCCTGGGGTCTGTCGGCCCATTCCCGGCCAGCCCTCTTTTCCTGTTCCCCATATGGGTTGGAATGATTTAGAGATCAAAAAGGCTAGCTCGCTAACAGCAGGTCTGGAGGGACAGGCTGTCTACTTTGTTCATTCCTACTACACTGATGTTCCAGAAGGCTATATTGATGTCACAGCAGACTATGGCCTAGAAATTCCTGCCATGATTCATAGAGATTTGGTCTTTGGGGCCCAATTCCACCCTGAGAAATCAGGTCAGGTTGGCTTGGGTATTTTACAAGCATTTTCGGAGGTTGTTTATGCAAATTCTACCAGCCATTGA
- the hisB gene encoding imidazoleglycerol-phosphate dehydratase HisB: MRQASIERKTAETQIKLDLNLDAQEPVDIKTGVGFFDHMLTLFARHSRISLVVEANGDTWVDSHHTVEDVGIVLGQAIKRALDDKAGINRYGTSFVPMDETLGMASLDLSGRSYLVFEASFDNPKLGKFDTELVEEFFQALAFNVQMNLHLTILHGKNNHHKAESLFKATGRALREAITLNPEIHGVNSTKGML; this comes from the coding sequence ATGAGACAAGCAAGTATTGAACGTAAAACAGCAGAGACGCAGATTAAATTAGATCTCAATCTGGATGCCCAAGAGCCAGTTGATATTAAGACGGGTGTGGGCTTCTTTGACCATATGTTGACCCTTTTTGCCCGCCACAGCCGAATTTCTCTGGTGGTGGAAGCTAATGGCGACACCTGGGTGGACAGCCACCATACGGTCGAAGATGTCGGTATTGTTCTGGGGCAGGCCATTAAGCGGGCCCTGGATGACAAGGCAGGTATCAACCGCTACGGGACCAGTTTTGTGCCCATGGATGAGACTCTGGGCATGGCCAGCCTTGATTTGTCAGGCCGGTCCTATCTGGTTTTTGAAGCCAGCTTTGACAATCCCAAGCTGGGTAAATTTGACACCGAGCTAGTGGAAGAATTCTTCCAAGCTCTGGCCTTTAATGTTCAGATGAATCTCCATCTGACCATTCTCCATGGCAAAAACAACCACCATAAGGCGGAGAGTCTTTTTAAGGCAACAGGGCGGGCCCTACGAGAAGCCATTACCCTCAACCCTGAAATTCACGGGGTCAATTCGACCAAAGGAATGCTCTGA
- the serB gene encoding phosphoserine phosphatase SerB encodes MTKTKGLLVMDVDSTLILEEAIDILGDKASVGAKVAQITERAMRGELDFEAALRERVGLLKGLPESIFEEVLAEIHFTPGAAQLVDELHRRGIKVGLVSGGFHETVDVLAQNLGIDYVQANRLEVKDGYLTGRVLGQIVTKAVKLQKLQDWAAENDLGLEQTIAMGDGANDLPMIGAAGIGIAFCAKPLVRQQAPYQINEKNLYKVIEILDSQQE; translated from the coding sequence ATGACAAAGACTAAGGGACTTTTAGTCATGGATGTGGATAGCACCCTGATTTTAGAAGAAGCCATTGATATTTTAGGTGACAAGGCTAGTGTTGGTGCAAAGGTTGCCCAGATTACTGAGCGTGCTATGAGGGGGGAGTTAGATTTTGAGGCTGCCCTAAGAGAGCGGGTTGGTCTGCTCAAGGGTCTACCAGAGTCCATTTTTGAGGAAGTTCTAGCAGAAATCCACTTTACGCCAGGAGCGGCTCAATTGGTTGATGAGCTCCATAGACGGGGCATCAAGGTTGGTCTAGTTTCAGGTGGCTTTCATGAGACCGTTGATGTCCTAGCCCAAAACTTAGGTATTGACTATGTCCAGGCCAATCGGCTGGAAGTGAAAGACGGCTATCTGACAGGCCGAGTTCTGGGACAGATTGTGACCAAGGCAGTCAAGCTGCAAAAACTGCAGGACTGGGCAGCAGAGAATGACTTAGGCCTAGAGCAGACTATTGCCATGGGTGACGGTGCTAACGACCTGCCCATGATTGGGGCAGCTGGTATCGGCATTGCCTTTTGTGCCAAACCCCTAGTGCGCCAGCAGGCTCCCTATCAAATCAATGAAAAAAATCTTTACAAGGTTATTGAGATATTGGATAGCCAGCAGGAGTAG
- the hisD gene encoding histidinol dehydrogenase, which yields MKRLSGSNKEISKILAAEQLELSRQNADVDEAVRQIIEAVKKEGDQALRDYSERFDGVSLTDFEVDQSLIDQAFAEVDPAVLSALENAKANIESYHRQQMEKGFEDQPSQGVIRGQVIRPIERVGVYVPGGTAAYPSSVLMNIIPAKIAGVKEIIMITPPQEHFVPAILVAAKLAGVDKIYQVGGAQGIAAMAYGTETIPKVDKITGPGNIYVATAKKQVYGLVGIDMIAGPSEIGVIADDSANPKYVAADLLSQAEHDVLARAILVTDSQELADAVEAEIEKQLKALPREAIARPSVENNGRIIIAANKNDMFDLMNQVAPEHLEIAMEGAYDYLDRVQNAGSVFLGHYTSEPIGDYYAGANHVLPTTATSRFSSALGVHDFIKRIQYTQYSKTAVNQAEADITTLAYAEGLQAHAKAIEVRNDKD from the coding sequence ATGAAACGTTTAAGTGGAAGTAATAAAGAAATTTCAAAAATTCTAGCGGCCGAGCAGCTGGAGCTCAGTCGGCAGAATGCAGATGTTGACGAAGCTGTTCGCCAGATTATCGAAGCCGTCAAGAAAGAGGGTGACCAAGCCCTGCGAGACTACTCAGAAAGATTTGACGGGGTCAGTCTGACTGATTTTGAGGTTGATCAGAGCTTGATTGATCAGGCCTTTGCGGAGGTAGACCCGGCTGTCTTGAGCGCTCTGGAAAATGCCAAAGCCAACATTGAATCCTACCACCGCCAACAGATGGAGAAGGGCTTTGAGGACCAACCCAGTCAGGGTGTTATCCGTGGTCAGGTCATCCGGCCGATTGAGCGGGTCGGGGTCTATGTCCCTGGCGGGACAGCTGCCTATCCTTCTTCGGTCTTGATGAACATCATTCCAGCCAAGATTGCAGGGGTCAAGGAAATCATCATGATTACGCCTCCTCAAGAGCACTTTGTGCCAGCTATTCTGGTTGCGGCTAAGTTGGCCGGTGTGGATAAGATTTATCAGGTCGGTGGAGCCCAAGGAATTGCGGCTATGGCTTACGGGACGGAAACCATTCCCAAAGTGGACAAGATTACGGGACCAGGTAATATCTACGTAGCGACTGCCAAGAAGCAGGTCTACGGCTTGGTTGGTATTGATATGATTGCCGGTCCGTCAGAAATCGGGGTCATCGCAGATGATTCGGCTAATCCTAAATACGTGGCAGCCGACCTCCTCTCTCAGGCAGAGCACGATGTTTTGGCCCGTGCCATTTTGGTAACAGATTCGCAAGAATTGGCTGATGCTGTTGAAGCGGAAATTGAGAAGCAGCTGAAAGCCTTGCCGCGTGAGGCGATTGCCCGTCCGTCAGTTGAAAATAATGGTCGGATAATTATCGCAGCCAATAAGAACGATATGTTTGACCTCATGAATCAGGTAGCGCCCGAGCATTTAGAAATCGCTATGGAGGGAGCTTATGACTATCTGGATCGGGTTCAAAATGCCGGTTCTGTTTTCCTAGGACACTATACCAGTGAGCCAATTGGAGACTATTATGCCGGAGCCAACCATGTCTTGCCGACTACAGCCACCAGTCGCTTTTCTTCGGCTCTGGGAGTTCACGATTTCATCAAGCGCATCCAGTACACCCAGTACAGTAAGACGGCAGTTAATCAGGCTGAGGCAGATATTACAACCTTGGCCTATGCTGAAGGTTTGCAGGCCCACGCAAAAGCAATAGAGGTGAGAAATGACAAAGACTAA
- the hisG gene encoding ATP phosphoribosyltransferase yields the protein MTESLTIALTKGRIEKSTLDLLEKAGFDMSFMADKGRNLIFESPDKKFRFLLVKAPDVTTYVRHGVADLGVVGKDVLIEHPNGYLEMLDLNFGLCKFAVASVPNFDPNDHKRKRIATKYPSVTTDFYNKKGEDIEIISIQGSVEIAPVVGLADAIVDIVETGSTLKANGLQVFEDICRISARLIVNPASLKNKSQILPFIKKIQEQVGQEEVPFQ from the coding sequence ATGACTGAAAGTTTAACCATAGCTCTGACCAAGGGGCGGATTGAAAAGTCAACGCTTGATTTACTGGAAAAAGCAGGTTTTGATATGTCCTTTATGGCAGATAAGGGCCGTAATTTAATTTTTGAAAGCCCCGATAAAAAATTCCGCTTTCTTCTCGTTAAGGCTCCTGACGTCACAACCTATGTACGCCATGGTGTAGCAGACTTAGGTGTAGTCGGCAAAGATGTCTTGATTGAGCATCCTAACGGTTATCTGGAAATGCTGGATTTGAATTTTGGTCTCTGTAAATTTGCAGTAGCTTCGGTTCCTAATTTTGACCCCAATGACCATAAACGCAAGCGGATCGCTACCAAATACCCTAGCGTAACGACTGATTTTTACAATAAAAAGGGCGAGGATATTGAGATTATTTCTATCCAAGGGAGTGTGGAAATCGCCCCTGTTGTCGGTCTGGCCGATGCTATTGTCGATATTGTCGAGACCGGCTCAACTCTTAAGGCCAATGGTCTCCAAGTTTTTGAAGACATCTGTCGGATTTCGGCCCGCTTGATTGTCAATCCGGCTTCTCTAAAAAACAAGTCGCAAATTCTGCCCTTTATCAAGAAAATCCAAGAGCAAGTGGGTCAAGAGGAGGTACCTTTCCAATGA
- a CDS encoding ATP phosphoribosyltransferase regulatory subunit: protein MKKTTLPVGMHDKLFKRATTTYRLERDISDLLMEQGFNRIETPTMEHFEVFGDQLKPNHYHLFDKTGDLLSLRPDITSQIGRVIASTKVETPIKFSYSGKVFKSNEELRGLLNEHTQAGVEIVGFPADKALKEAVLTAKSALDVAGVKVYQFEFSHATILQTITETLNLDGNSLEVLRTAILEKNITGLNSFTQAHPSEFDDLLAELPFLFGESHQVLARARRLVKNPAVLAALADLEAILQDIHRFLPQTTVDLAQVPSMPYYTGMMFKVFGPHVPDAFVSGGRYDKLFERFGAKELTAVGWAVDLDSVYQAVHDSLEGGGPA from the coding sequence ATGAAAAAAACAACACTGCCAGTCGGGATGCACGATAAATTATTTAAACGGGCAACGACAACCTATCGCTTGGAGCGTGATATCAGCGATCTCCTGATGGAGCAGGGGTTTAATCGGATTGAGACCCCTACCATGGAGCACTTCGAGGTATTTGGCGATCAGCTCAAGCCTAATCATTATCATCTTTTTGATAAGACAGGGGATTTGCTTAGTCTGCGACCGGATATCACCAGTCAAATCGGTCGGGTTATCGCTTCAACTAAGGTGGAAACTCCTATCAAGTTTTCCTATTCTGGTAAGGTTTTTAAATCCAATGAAGAGCTGAGGGGACTGCTCAATGAGCACACTCAGGCGGGCGTTGAAATTGTTGGCTTTCCTGCCGATAAGGCGCTCAAGGAAGCCGTTTTGACCGCAAAATCAGCCTTGGATGTGGCTGGCGTCAAAGTTTATCAGTTTGAATTTTCTCATGCCACTATTCTTCAGACTATCACTGAAACTTTGAACTTGGACGGTAACAGCCTTGAGGTTTTACGGACAGCCATTCTGGAGAAAAATATTACAGGGCTCAACAGTTTTACTCAGGCTCACCCTAGTGAGTTTGATGACCTCTTGGCGGAGCTCCCCTTCCTTTTTGGTGAGAGCCATCAAGTATTAGCTCGGGCTCGCCGGCTGGTTAAGAACCCGGCTGTTCTAGCTGCTCTTGCTGATTTGGAAGCCATCCTTCAGGATATCCATCGCTTTCTTCCTCAGACGACAGTTGACCTAGCTCAGGTTCCTAGTATGCCCTATTATACAGGTATGATGTTCAAGGTTTTCGGTCCCCACGTTCCCGATGCCTTCGTTTCCGGTGGCCGTTATGACAAACTTTTTGAGCGTTTCGGTGCCAAGGAATTGACGGCCGTCGGTTGGGCTGTTGATTTGGATAGTGTTTATCAGGCGGTTCACGATAGTTTGGAAGGAGGTGGTCCGGCATGA
- the hisC gene encoding histidinol-phosphate transaminase has protein sequence MIRGLREIEPYVAGNQPQGRNLIKLNTNENAYAPSPKVAEALAKFDSKDLRKYSSLDQADLRSALGQELGIDPDWIVVGNGSDDILSLAFQAFFNNDLPIIFPDLTYGFYKVWADLYHINYHEIPLNENFQIDTADYLADNGGIVLANPNAPTGIYKPLEELEEILKANQDVVVIIDEAYINFGGQTALPLLKKYPNLFITRTFSKGAALAGLRVGYGLGNPDLMAVIKAVKNSVNPYSVNSLSEKLAVAAVQDWGYYEDTCQKIMTSRDWFSQELQALGFVVLPSSANFILTKPLLSAGALFNYLESKRIYVRYFPKVERIKDYLRISIGRQDEMEKVLMEIQQILSR, from the coding sequence ATGATTAGAGGTCTAAGAGAGATTGAGCCCTATGTAGCTGGAAATCAGCCTCAGGGCAGGAATTTGATTAAACTGAATACCAATGAAAATGCCTATGCCCCCAGTCCTAAGGTGGCTGAGGCATTGGCTAAATTTGATAGTAAAGATTTGCGTAAATATTCCAGTCTTGATCAAGCTGATCTGCGGTCTGCCCTAGGTCAAGAACTAGGCATAGACCCAGACTGGATTGTGGTCGGCAATGGTTCGGATGATATCCTTTCTCTGGCTTTTCAAGCTTTTTTCAACAATGATTTGCCAATAATTTTTCCAGATCTGACCTACGGTTTTTACAAGGTCTGGGCTGATCTCTATCATATCAATTATCATGAAATTCCTCTGAATGAGAATTTCCAGATTGATACGGCAGATTATTTGGCAGACAATGGCGGCATTGTTCTTGCTAATCCTAATGCGCCAACGGGAATTTATAAACCATTGGAGGAGCTGGAAGAGATTCTCAAGGCCAATCAGGATGTCGTTGTTATCATTGATGAGGCTTACATCAATTTTGGCGGTCAAACCGCCCTGCCTCTCCTGAAGAAATACCCTAATCTCTTTATTACACGAACCTTTTCTAAGGGTGCAGCGCTAGCAGGTCTGCGGGTCGGCTACGGCCTTGGCAATCCTGACCTGATGGCTGTTATCAAGGCCGTCAAAAATTCGGTTAATCCCTACAGTGTCAACAGCTTGTCTGAAAAATTAGCGGTTGCAGCAGTCCAGGATTGGGGCTACTATGAAGACACCTGCCAAAAGATTATGACAAGCAGAGACTGGTTTAGTCAGGAATTGCAGGCTCTAGGATTTGTGGTCCTGCCAAGTTCAGCCAACTTTATCTTGACCAAGCCCCTTCTCTCGGCAGGAGCTCTCTTTAACTATTTAGAGAGCAAGAGAATCTATGTTCGCTATTTCCCTAAGGTTGAGCGGATTAAGGACTACCTGCGAATTTCGATCGGTCGGCAAGACGAAATGGAAAAGGTTCTCATGGAAATTCAACAGATACTAAGCCGTTAA